The Archangium primigenium genomic interval CTCCGGCGCCGCCCCCTGGTGGATCACCCCCGGGAAGGCCATGAGCCCGGCGCGCTGCTCCGCGGAGCACAGGCCCCACCCCTCGAGCGCCTCCAGGAACCGCCAGAGCCGCGGCGAGTGATCCGGCCCCGGCCGCACGTAGCAGTCCAGGCTCACCCCGGGTCGCACCTCCTCGCCCACGTCCAACTCCAGCGCCAGCGTGTCGAGCAACGGTGACGCCCGGCCCAGCGCCTCCCCCAGCGCCGTGCGATCCCCCGTCCAGCCCACGGCCTCCAGATAGGCCGGCACCTGGTGGGGCACGAACCCGCGCAGCCGCAGCCTCGCGGAGGACGGCCGCGGCTCGCCCCGGGCCGCGAGCTGGTAGACCCACACCCCCGGCGGGAGCGCCGCCAGGCACCGGCCGACCCGCGCGATCACCGGCGCCGACAGGACGCGGCCCGTCAGCACCCGGGACGCCTCGGCCCACCAGCCCAGGTCCGCCCCCGGCACCAGCAGATCCTCCCGGGGCCGCAGGTACACCGCGGGCACCGGGTCCGCCGCGCCCGACGCCTCCCCGTCGAACTCCCACCACACGTGGAGGACGCGATCCGCCAGCGCCTCCTCCGACTGGCTCCAGAGGCCGCAGAAGGCCCGCAGGCGCTCCCAGGCGACCCCCTCGAAGAGCCCCATGCCCCGCCCCTCCGCCACCAGCTCCCCGCCCGGCCACCGCCGCACGGCCAGTTGCAGGTCCGCCCGCGCCTCCGCGCCCCCCAGCCGGCACACGTAGCCGAAGTGCGAGGTGAGCCGGGCCGGCAGCCGCGCGCTGATCGCGTCCAGGTGCGTCAACGCCCCGCGCGACAGCAACCGCTCCGAGAGAAAGGGGTGAACGATGGCCCTCAGGGTCTCGCTCAAGCTTTCCTGACTTTCCTGGTCTGGAGCGGATTTCAAGTTCACGCGCCGAACTCACACAAACAGGCCTGGACATGCAAGGAAAACCTTGCTGGGGGGGGGGTGTGGGCAGACGGCGCCCAGGTAGACTGGTGTCGCCATGGCTCGCCGAAAGAAGGCCCCCGCCGCCACCGACGAAAGCACCCTGCGCGTGCGCAACCTCATCGCGCTGGACGCCGCGCACCTCATGCGCCGGCTCAATGCACGCCGGGACGAGATGTTCATCCTCTTCTCGCGCCTGCGCAGCCGCGCGCCCATGCTGGAGACGCTCGCCACGCGCTACACGAGCGCCACCTTCCACGAGCTCATGCACCTGCCCGCGCGCGAGCAGACGGTGGTGGACCAGTTCTACGAGTGTCTGGACACGCTGCGCTGGTACTTCACCTACACCGAGGACATGCCCAGCACCGCCCAGCACACCTTCAACACCCTGCACCGGCGCCTGGAAGAGGCGTACCGCAAGCTGGTGACGGTGCTCGGACTGCCCGTGTCCCCCGAGGGCGGCACCGTGGTGGAGGCCGAGGTGGTGGCGCAGGCCGAGGCCCCCGCGCCCGAGGCCCCCGCCCGGCCGCGCCGGACCCTCAAGTACCTCCCCTGAGCAGCGAGCGAGCAGGCGTCCCCTGACGTCGGCGCGCGCCGGCCGGTTCCTGGGTGGCCCCGGGGTTTGCGTCTAGACTCCGCCCTCGCATGTTCGATGCTCCTCGTGCCCGACGGTGGACGGGCCTCCTCCTCGTGCCGCTGCTCGGCGTGCTCGCCTGGGGGCTGTCCCGGCCCCCCTCGGATCCCGCGCCCCAGCGCCGTCCCCGCGCCAAGCGGACCGCCCGGCCCCAGCCGCCCAAGCCCGTGCTCGTCGCGAGCGCCCCGCCCGCCGCGCCCGCTCCCGTGCGCCGCCTCCGGCCCGCGCCCTCGCCTCGGGCCCTGCGCCTGCACCAGCTCGGCGAGAAGCTCGGCACCGCGCCGCCCCGGCTGGACAACCCCTGCGTGGCCCCCGAGCCCGGCGCCGACACGGGCCCCGAGGCCGCGCCCTGCGCCCGCACCGCGCTCGAGCCCTTCTTCGAGTCGCTCGACGCGCTCATGGCCGCCCGGGCCACCGGCCCCACCACCATCGCCGCGTTCGGCAACTCGCTCATCGCGGGGGACCGCATCGTGGACGTGGTGCGCGAGGAGCTGGGCGCCACCTTCGGCGACGCGGGCCGGGGCGTGCTGCTGGTGGACAGGCTCGCGCCCTACGGGCCGCGCGCGCGCTCGGGCCACGCCCAGGGCGAGTGGGAGCCGCGCACGCTCGGGGAGATGCAGCAGGCGCCCCTGCCCTTCGGCCTGAGCGGCACCTACCACCAGTCCGTGAGTGCCCGGGCCCGCAGCCGCTTCACGGTGGAGGGCGAGCGCCGGGGCACGCTCTGGTGGCTGGACGTGCCCGAGGGCGGCGCGCTGTCGGTGCGCACCGAGGGCCAGGTGCTCGCGGCCACCGAGCCCCGGGGGGAGGGCGAGGCGCGCTCGCTCGCCTTCGACATCCCCAAGGGCACGCGCTCGCTGGAGGTGGTGGCCGAGGGCAAGGGCGCGGTGGTGTTCGGCGTGGTGCTGCAGCGCGCGCACCCGGGGCTCGTGCTGGACACGCTGGGCGTGCCCTCCTCGGACGCCAACCTCTTCCTGCGCGCGAACGAGGACATCTTCCGCGCCCAGTTCGCCGAGCGCGCACCCCGGCTGCTCGTCTTCATCCTCGGGGGCAACGAGGCCAAGCGCCTGGAGTGGGGCCGCTCCAACCTGGAGGAGGTGGAGCAGGGCCTGCGCGACTTCGTGCGCCGCGCGCGCGCCGCCGGTCCCGACGCCGCGTGCCTGGTGGTGGGCCCCATCGACGCGGTGCGCGGCGGCACCGGGGCCCAGCGCTTCGTGCAACGCCCCTACCTGGACGAGGTCATCGCCGTGGAGCGCCGCATCGCCCTGGCCGAGGGCTGCGCCTTCTTCGACATCTTCTCCGCCATGGGCG includes:
- a CDS encoding GDSL-type esterase/lipase family protein; amino-acid sequence: MFDAPRARRWTGLLLVPLLGVLAWGLSRPPSDPAPQRRPRAKRTARPQPPKPVLVASAPPAAPAPVRRLRPAPSPRALRLHQLGEKLGTAPPRLDNPCVAPEPGADTGPEAAPCARTALEPFFESLDALMAARATGPTTIAAFGNSLIAGDRIVDVVREELGATFGDAGRGVLLVDRLAPYGPRARSGHAQGEWEPRTLGEMQQAPLPFGLSGTYHQSVSARARSRFTVEGERRGTLWWLDVPEGGALSVRTEGQVLAATEPRGEGEARSLAFDIPKGTRSLEVVAEGKGAVVFGVVLQRAHPGLVLDTLGVPSSDANLFLRANEDIFRAQFAERAPRLLVFILGGNEAKRLEWGRSNLEEVEQGLRDFVRRARAAGPDAACLVVGPIDAVRGGTGAQRFVQRPYLDEVIAVERRIALAEGCAFFDIFSAMGGEGSLARFVEAGLVHEDLVHPRGQGLDLLGQLITDALVTAWVEGADTPPRAAPPRTSEAVP